A part of Podarcis muralis chromosome 13, rPodMur119.hap1.1, whole genome shotgun sequence genomic DNA contains:
- the LOC114582266 gene encoding ubiquitin carboxyl-terminal hydrolase CYLD-like isoform X2 — MKPRQLLIAVKSFAGPSKAGREVKVARGSLLCLEDGRGASPDGTFWVRVMDTEKVVLLPPRVAVELTGASSGLLEAVTNGDERLALFKKEQLMQRLSALREGDQVRVQITSASGKKVRGIIRYRGPIDKSKHNTSIIFGVELVGSAAGKGFTDGTFKGHKFFSCRENCGVFVPVNRIEPDDLPEGSPPAPPRGSVRECTRIQLTTGDPLSTPELEIGDRVFFKMDDSTPTGTVVYCDYLPKKQETGVFVGIHLDKPVGSWDGLFRNRVLCHIPSPEYGMLLPISKVHKEQADRIPETLPSNSSSPTSDEFEDCPSPSSIKYPPKLEECSPKEPLSLAASRERGDHKTKDLGVLKKKKNGEEEEEDEDEDEEDKEEEEDKQYNHHLLEINSVVEVNDPPIYGVIRWIGEPPDEDEAIAGLELEEPLPSGCTDGQYRGTRYFHCQPNKALFVKLRHCRPDSRFGSLQNMENPVLRCNPLDFRGYASSRVEEDTPPPPLGDQGMEHLSGWKKGIQGHCNSCYLDATLFCMFTFTSVLDSMLLRPADKNDGPSYTETRDLLRTEIVNPLRKNGYVCATKIMALRKVLETAGHSSGFTHEEKDPEEFLTLLFRVLKMEPLFQIRSAGQDPHGCIFYQIFIEDHLTRTVPTVQELLEGSLVTGDLKFTEAPSCLILQMPRNGKNFKAFRTIQPSLELDLTDLLEDSPRECCICQGLAVIECPDCYRDHSFGARHIKQFCKLCSQQVHKHRARRSHQPRPLHLPEELSRLASLPDFIPRQTMQLFGVLCIETSHYVAFTRHGPDVHQWLFFDSMADREGGLNGFNIPQVTPCSEVADYLAMPPEALQGLDPKSLPTYARRLLCDAYMCFYHSPSLGLYK, encoded by the exons ATGAAGCCCCGGCAACTCTTAATCGCTGTGAAAAGTTTTGCGGGGCCCAGCAAGGCAGGGCGGGAGGTCAAGGTGGCCAGAGGCAGCCTGCTGTGCCTAGAGGATGGCCGTGGGGCATCGCCAGACGGAACTTTCTGGGTCAGGGTCATGGATACGGAGAAAGTGGTTCTGCTGCCTCCACGGGTAGCCGTGGAACTGACGGGCGCCTCTTCTGGACTCCTGGAAGCTGTGACCAACGGAGATGAGCGCCTTGCGCTGTTCAAGAAGGAGCAGTTGATGCAGCGGCTCAGCGCCCTCCGGGAGGGAGACCAAGTCAGGGTCCAGATCACTTCCGCCTCCGGGAAGAAAGTTCGAGGCATCATTCGATACCGTGGGCCCATAGACAAGAGCAAGCACAATACCAGCATCATCTTTGGCGTTGAGCTGGTG GGCTCAGCAGCCGGGAAGGGTTTCACCGACGGCACTTTCAAAGGCCACAAGTTCTTCTCCTGCCGGGAGAACTGTGGAGTCTTTGTCCCTGTCAACCGGATTGAGCCGGATGACTTGCCCGAAGGCAGCCCACCGGCGCCCCCGAGAGGCAGCGTCCGGGAATGCACGCGGATCCAGCTGACGACGGGAGATCCCTTGTCGACTCCGGAACTGGAGATTGGGGACCGTGTTTTCTTCAAGATGGATGACAGCACCCCCACTGGCACGGTGGTTTACTGCGACTACCTCCCCAAGAAGCAGGAGACTGGGGTGTTCGTGGGGATACACTTG GATAAACCAGTTGGGTCCTGGGATGGCCTCTTCAGAAACCGTGTCCTGTGCCATATCCCATCTCCTGAGTATGGGATGCTCCTGCCCATCTCTAAAGTACACAAAG AACAAGCTGACAGAATCCCTGAGACTTTGCCCAGCAATTCCTCTTCACCCACCTCAGATGAATTTGAAGATTGCCCGTCCCCCTCATCCATCAAGTATCCCCCCAAACTGGAAGAGTGTTCGCCCAAGGAGCCCCTAAGCTTGGCTGCTTCCAGAGAACGGGGGGACCACAAGACGAAAGACTTGGgagttttgaagaagaagaaaaatggggaggaggaggaagaagatgaagatgaagatgaggaagacaaagaggaagaggaggacaagCAGTATAACCACCACCTCTTGGAGATCAATTCCGTGGTGGAGGTGAACGATCCACCGATCTACGGGGTGATCCGATGGATCGGGGAGCCCCCTGATGAGGATGAAGCTATTGCTGGGCTGGAGCTG GAGGAGCCACTGCCTTCGGGATGCACGGACGGCCAGTACAGAGGGACCCGCTACTTCCACTGCCAACCCAACAAAGCACTCTTCGTCAAGCTGCGCCACTGTCGTCCCGACTCACGCTTCGGCTCTCTGCAGAATATGGAGAACCCTGTTTTGCGTTGCAACCCCTTGG ACTTCCGTGGGTACGCCAGCAGCAGAGTGGAAGAGGACACGCCGCCACCACCGCTAGGTGACCAAGGCATGGAGCATCTCTCGGGATGGAAGAAGGGGATCCAAGGTCACTGCAACTCCTGCTATCTGGATGCCACTCTCTTCTG TATGTTCACTTTTACCTCAGTGCTGGATTCGATGCTGCTGCGCCCAGCAGACAAGAACGATGGTCCGTCTTACACTGAAACACGGGATCTGCTGAGAACGGAGATCGTCAACCCTTTGCGCAA GAATGGATATGTCTGTGCCACCAAAATTATGGCCTTGCGGAAGGTTCTGGAGACGGCTGGACACTCCTCTGGCTTCACCCATGAAGAAAAAG ACCCAGAGGAATTTCTCACCCTGCTCTTCCGAGTGTTGAAAATGGAGCCACTCTTCCAGATTCG CTCTGCTGGTCAGGACCCCCACGGCTGCATTTTCTACCAGATATTTATTGAGGATCACCTGACCCGGACAGTGCCCACAGTCCAGGAGCTTCTGGAGGGGTCTCTGGTCACTGGGGACCTCAAGTTCACAGAG GCCCCCTCTTGCCTCATCCTGCAGATGCCGCGGAATGGGAAGAACTTCAAGGCCTTTCGCACCATACAGCCCAGCCTGGAACTTGACCTCACTGACCTTCTGGAAGACA GCCCTCGAGAGTGCTGCATTTGCCAAGGGCTGGCTGTGATTGAGTGTCCGGATTGCTACCGGGACCACAGCTTCGGCGCTCGCCACATCAAGCAGTTCTGCAAGCTTTGCAGTCAGCAG GTCCACAAACACCGTGCCCGGCGCAGCCACCAACCTCGCCCGCTGCATCTCCCAGAGGAGCTTTCCCGCTTGGCCTCCTTGCCGGACTTCATCCCCCGCCAGACCATGCAGCTCTTCGGCGTCCTTTGCATCGAGACCAGCCACTATGTAGCGTTTACCCGCCATGGCCCAGATGTCCACCAGTGGCTCTTCTTTGACAGTATGGCTGACCGTGAAG gTGGGCTGAATGGCTTTAACATTCCCCAAGTCACACCCTGCTCGGAAGTAGCGGACTATTTGGCAATGCCCCCTGAGGCACTCCAAGGCCTGGATCCCAAATCCTTGCCCACGTATGCCCGCCGGCTGCTTTGTGATGCCTACATGTGCTTCTACCACAGCCCTTCCCTTGGCCTGTACAAATAA
- the LOC114583374 gene encoding olfactory receptor 2D3-like has translation MTPENQTSVREFILVGLSSHRTTQLLLFFMILLVYSLTLLGNLVIIMIVQADPRLHTPMYFFLTHLSVLEICYTTSTVPQMLAHLLSGNGAISHTRCAIQMYTTMTLGGTECFLLAVMAYDRFLAICHPLLYTIAMDRSRRWQLASASWIICCLIAALNIGCTFQHPYCGPNHVNHFFCELPLVLKLACDNTYVTETIVFWTSVVVLLCPLSIVLTSYGLILSSVLQMGSRAGWRKAFSTCASHLAVVSLYYGTLIFMYLKPASANAPNQDKQIAFFYIVVTPLLNPVIYTLRNKDVHGAVARVMKKTKL, from the coding sequence ATGACACCTGAAAACCAAACCTCCGTCCGAGAGTTCATCTTGGTGGGACTCAGCAGTCACCGCACAACCCAGCTTCTCCTCTTCTTCATGATTCTCCTTGTATATTCACTTACCCTTCTGGGGAACCTGGTGATCATCATGATTGTGCAGGCTGACCCTAGACTCCACacgcccatgtacttcttcctgacTCACCTCTCCGTCTTGGAGATCTGCTACACCACCAGCACCGTGCCCCAAATGCTAGCTCACCTGCTCTCCGGAAATGGAGCCATCTCCCACACTCGTTGCGCAATCCAAATGTACACCACCATGACGCTAGGCGGCACCGAGTGCTTCCTGCTGGCTGTCATGGCCTATGACCGCTTCCTGGCCATCTGCCATCCACTATTATACACCATCGCCATGGACAGGAGCCGCCGATGGCAGCTTGCTTCCGCTTCCTGGATCATTTGCTGCCTCATTGCAGCACTGAACATAGGCTGCACCTTCCAACATCCCTACTGTGGCCCCAACCATGTCAACCACTTCTTCTGTGAGCTACCATTGGTGCTGAAGCTCGCATGTGACAACACCTATGTAACAGAAACCATTGTTTTCTGGACCTCGGTGGTGGTCCTCCTCTGTCCTCTCTCCATTGTCTTAACCTCCTATGGACTCATCCTGTCGTCTGTGTTACAAATGGGATCAAGGGCTGGTTGGCGCAAGGCTTTCTCCACATGTGCTTCCCACTTGGCTGTGGTCAGTTTGTACTATGGCACCCTCATCTTCATGTACTTGAAGCCAGCGTCAGCCAACGCTCCCAACCAGGACAAGCAAATTGCTTTCTTTTACATTGTGGTCACCCCCCTACTCAACCCGGTCATTTACACCTTGCGTAACAAGGACGTCCATGGGGCAGTGGCCAGGGTGATGAAAAAAACCAAACTTTAA
- the LOC114582266 gene encoding ubiquitin carboxyl-terminal hydrolase CYLD-like isoform X1: MRLKKLSHRLQAIDLSPTSAAAMKPRQLLIAVKSFAGPSKAGREVKVARGSLLCLEDGRGASPDGTFWVRVMDTEKVVLLPPRVAVELTGASSGLLEAVTNGDERLALFKKEQLMQRLSALREGDQVRVQITSASGKKVRGIIRYRGPIDKSKHNTSIIFGVELVGSAAGKGFTDGTFKGHKFFSCRENCGVFVPVNRIEPDDLPEGSPPAPPRGSVRECTRIQLTTGDPLSTPELEIGDRVFFKMDDSTPTGTVVYCDYLPKKQETGVFVGIHLDKPVGSWDGLFRNRVLCHIPSPEYGMLLPISKVHKEQADRIPETLPSNSSSPTSDEFEDCPSPSSIKYPPKLEECSPKEPLSLAASRERGDHKTKDLGVLKKKKNGEEEEEDEDEDEEDKEEEEDKQYNHHLLEINSVVEVNDPPIYGVIRWIGEPPDEDEAIAGLELEEPLPSGCTDGQYRGTRYFHCQPNKALFVKLRHCRPDSRFGSLQNMENPVLRCNPLDFRGYASSRVEEDTPPPPLGDQGMEHLSGWKKGIQGHCNSCYLDATLFCMFTFTSVLDSMLLRPADKNDGPSYTETRDLLRTEIVNPLRKNGYVCATKIMALRKVLETAGHSSGFTHEEKDPEEFLTLLFRVLKMEPLFQIRSAGQDPHGCIFYQIFIEDHLTRTVPTVQELLEGSLVTGDLKFTEAPSCLILQMPRNGKNFKAFRTIQPSLELDLTDLLEDSPRECCICQGLAVIECPDCYRDHSFGARHIKQFCKLCSQQVHKHRARRSHQPRPLHLPEELSRLASLPDFIPRQTMQLFGVLCIETSHYVAFTRHGPDVHQWLFFDSMADREGGLNGFNIPQVTPCSEVADYLAMPPEALQGLDPKSLPTYARRLLCDAYMCFYHSPSLGLYK, encoded by the exons ATGCGCTTGAAAAAGTTAAGTCACCGCCTCCAG GCAATTGATTTGTCTCCCACCTCTGCAGCAGCAATGAAGCCCCGGCAACTCTTAATCGCTGTGAAAAGTTTTGCGGGGCCCAGCAAGGCAGGGCGGGAGGTCAAGGTGGCCAGAGGCAGCCTGCTGTGCCTAGAGGATGGCCGTGGGGCATCGCCAGACGGAACTTTCTGGGTCAGGGTCATGGATACGGAGAAAGTGGTTCTGCTGCCTCCACGGGTAGCCGTGGAACTGACGGGCGCCTCTTCTGGACTCCTGGAAGCTGTGACCAACGGAGATGAGCGCCTTGCGCTGTTCAAGAAGGAGCAGTTGATGCAGCGGCTCAGCGCCCTCCGGGAGGGAGACCAAGTCAGGGTCCAGATCACTTCCGCCTCCGGGAAGAAAGTTCGAGGCATCATTCGATACCGTGGGCCCATAGACAAGAGCAAGCACAATACCAGCATCATCTTTGGCGTTGAGCTGGTG GGCTCAGCAGCCGGGAAGGGTTTCACCGACGGCACTTTCAAAGGCCACAAGTTCTTCTCCTGCCGGGAGAACTGTGGAGTCTTTGTCCCTGTCAACCGGATTGAGCCGGATGACTTGCCCGAAGGCAGCCCACCGGCGCCCCCGAGAGGCAGCGTCCGGGAATGCACGCGGATCCAGCTGACGACGGGAGATCCCTTGTCGACTCCGGAACTGGAGATTGGGGACCGTGTTTTCTTCAAGATGGATGACAGCACCCCCACTGGCACGGTGGTTTACTGCGACTACCTCCCCAAGAAGCAGGAGACTGGGGTGTTCGTGGGGATACACTTG GATAAACCAGTTGGGTCCTGGGATGGCCTCTTCAGAAACCGTGTCCTGTGCCATATCCCATCTCCTGAGTATGGGATGCTCCTGCCCATCTCTAAAGTACACAAAG AACAAGCTGACAGAATCCCTGAGACTTTGCCCAGCAATTCCTCTTCACCCACCTCAGATGAATTTGAAGATTGCCCGTCCCCCTCATCCATCAAGTATCCCCCCAAACTGGAAGAGTGTTCGCCCAAGGAGCCCCTAAGCTTGGCTGCTTCCAGAGAACGGGGGGACCACAAGACGAAAGACTTGGgagttttgaagaagaagaaaaatggggaggaggaggaagaagatgaagatgaagatgaggaagacaaagaggaagaggaggacaagCAGTATAACCACCACCTCTTGGAGATCAATTCCGTGGTGGAGGTGAACGATCCACCGATCTACGGGGTGATCCGATGGATCGGGGAGCCCCCTGATGAGGATGAAGCTATTGCTGGGCTGGAGCTG GAGGAGCCACTGCCTTCGGGATGCACGGACGGCCAGTACAGAGGGACCCGCTACTTCCACTGCCAACCCAACAAAGCACTCTTCGTCAAGCTGCGCCACTGTCGTCCCGACTCACGCTTCGGCTCTCTGCAGAATATGGAGAACCCTGTTTTGCGTTGCAACCCCTTGG ACTTCCGTGGGTACGCCAGCAGCAGAGTGGAAGAGGACACGCCGCCACCACCGCTAGGTGACCAAGGCATGGAGCATCTCTCGGGATGGAAGAAGGGGATCCAAGGTCACTGCAACTCCTGCTATCTGGATGCCACTCTCTTCTG TATGTTCACTTTTACCTCAGTGCTGGATTCGATGCTGCTGCGCCCAGCAGACAAGAACGATGGTCCGTCTTACACTGAAACACGGGATCTGCTGAGAACGGAGATCGTCAACCCTTTGCGCAA GAATGGATATGTCTGTGCCACCAAAATTATGGCCTTGCGGAAGGTTCTGGAGACGGCTGGACACTCCTCTGGCTTCACCCATGAAGAAAAAG ACCCAGAGGAATTTCTCACCCTGCTCTTCCGAGTGTTGAAAATGGAGCCACTCTTCCAGATTCG CTCTGCTGGTCAGGACCCCCACGGCTGCATTTTCTACCAGATATTTATTGAGGATCACCTGACCCGGACAGTGCCCACAGTCCAGGAGCTTCTGGAGGGGTCTCTGGTCACTGGGGACCTCAAGTTCACAGAG GCCCCCTCTTGCCTCATCCTGCAGATGCCGCGGAATGGGAAGAACTTCAAGGCCTTTCGCACCATACAGCCCAGCCTGGAACTTGACCTCACTGACCTTCTGGAAGACA GCCCTCGAGAGTGCTGCATTTGCCAAGGGCTGGCTGTGATTGAGTGTCCGGATTGCTACCGGGACCACAGCTTCGGCGCTCGCCACATCAAGCAGTTCTGCAAGCTTTGCAGTCAGCAG GTCCACAAACACCGTGCCCGGCGCAGCCACCAACCTCGCCCGCTGCATCTCCCAGAGGAGCTTTCCCGCTTGGCCTCCTTGCCGGACTTCATCCCCCGCCAGACCATGCAGCTCTTCGGCGTCCTTTGCATCGAGACCAGCCACTATGTAGCGTTTACCCGCCATGGCCCAGATGTCCACCAGTGGCTCTTCTTTGACAGTATGGCTGACCGTGAAG gTGGGCTGAATGGCTTTAACATTCCCCAAGTCACACCCTGCTCGGAAGTAGCGGACTATTTGGCAATGCCCCCTGAGGCACTCCAAGGCCTGGATCCCAAATCCTTGCCCACGTATGCCCGCCGGCTGCTTTGTGATGCCTACATGTGCTTCTACCACAGCCCTTCCCTTGGCCTGTACAAATAA